In Myxococcota bacterium, the genomic window TCAGGACCAGTTGTTAACCGACGAGCTGCACTCGTAGGTTTAAAATGTTTAATACCCACTATATATCCTTCTAGCCATAAGCGGCAGATCTAAAAAAAGACCCGCCTTGTCGGCCAAGAAACTTGTAATCTTTAAGCTGCTGCTGCCTGATCTTCAGGGATCTGCGGCTGCTGCCAAACTCCAAACACGTCTAAATCAGATCCAGCGGCGATCGTCAAGACGGCTTTCTTCCAATTTGCTGTCTTACCAGCTGATTTACCGACTCTTTTTGTTTTACCGCGGTAAACTGATGTATTCACGTTTGTGACCTGAACACCGAACAGCTTTTCTGCGGCAAATTTGATCTGCTTTTTGTTGGCTCTAGGCAATACTTCTAGCGTTACCTGACGCAAAGCGTCTTTCTGAATGCTAGCTTTTTCGCTCAAAACCGGTCTTCTTAAAATATCGAATTGTGTAATCATTGCATTCGCTCCTGCAAAGCCGTAACTGCTCGCTGAGTCATCGCCAAAACGGGATAGTGCAAGATGTCATACACATTCAAACCAGCTTCTTCGATGAACTTGGCTTTTTCCAAATTCTTCATGGAACGCTTGAGGTTAGGATTCGAAGAATCAACCACCAAAGATCGCTCTGCCGAAATCGCCTTCAAAGCAGATACTGCCACTTTGGTCTTAGGCTCCGAAATATCAAAATCTTGAACGATCTTGAACGAACCTTCTTTGACACGAGCGCTTAGTGCTACAGCCAAAGCTGCTCTACGCTTTGCCTTAGGCATTGCATAGGAGTAGTCTCTAGGCTTTGGAGCAAAAGCAACACCACCACCGATTTGGTGAGGGCTTTTCAGAGAGCCTTGACGCGCCATACCACGACCCTTTTGAGGGAATGGCTTTTTGGTCGTTCCATTAACTTCTGACTTAGTCAAAGCCGATTGGGTTCCAGCTCGCCTGCAAGCACGCTGCCAGTGAACCACTTCGGTCAACAAGTGCTTTCGAATGGTGACAGCAAAAATCTCAGGGTTGAGATCCATGCTTCCCACTTTCTCGTTCTTTAAGTTGACAATATCTACAGTAGGCATCTTATTTACTTCCTAACTCTTCAGTTCCACATC contains:
- the rplW gene encoding 50S ribosomal protein L23, which codes for MITQFDILRRPVLSEKASIQKDALRQVTLEVLPRANKKQIKFAAEKLFGVQVTNVNTSVYRGKTKRVGKSAGKTANWKKAVLTIAAGSDLDVFGVWQQPQIPEDQAAAA
- the rplD gene encoding 50S ribosomal protein L4 encodes the protein MPTVDIVNLKNEKVGSMDLNPEIFAVTIRKHLLTEVVHWQRACRRAGTQSALTKSEVNGTTKKPFPQKGRGMARQGSLKSPHQIGGGVAFAPKPRDYSYAMPKAKRRAALAVALSARVKEGSFKIVQDFDISEPKTKVAVSALKAISAERSLVVDSSNPNLKRSMKNLEKAKFIEEAGLNVYDILHYPVLAMTQRAVTALQERMQ